One genomic segment of Catalinimonas alkaloidigena includes these proteins:
- a CDS encoding glycosyltransferase family 61 protein, with the protein MSISINYEHIRLLKRSARSLVWNVLNQFRYSHPGPKKVGNVNIADAQHTTILWRGVQPQAQYFSDQFKERFSVPENISFTQPFVAKIGRGHVFGKRGDVITPDGMILTDVCPEIPRRKDHHFLISRGKMPKPGFIDGRVMVLSCGPHYNYFHFTFDVISRLSMFRQAGQTADYYYIVQEKPFQRDLAKIFDIPASKIIPLKKDTHLVAKELIVSSLPGNHHQNTLVNLKDIDTYQFIRKLVCDKINKDKLKHADLIYIQRKGRRTVENEEGLLEKLQEFGNWKVVQLEEYRVLEQAEIFYHAKVIIGLHGAGLTNIVYCKSNTTLIEIFNPAYVEPLYCHMANLLELKYFPLIAEREHSYLRKEKDVKGSVRIDLEKLRECLESVFESRMLF; encoded by the coding sequence ATGAGTATATCAATCAATTATGAACATATACGTCTGTTAAAAAGAAGTGCTCGTAGCCTTGTATGGAATGTACTAAATCAATTCAGATATAGTCATCCTGGTCCAAAAAAAGTTGGAAATGTGAATATAGCTGATGCACAGCACACTACTATACTATGGAGAGGAGTTCAGCCACAAGCCCAGTATTTTAGTGATCAATTCAAAGAACGGTTTTCAGTGCCAGAAAATATCAGCTTTACCCAGCCCTTTGTAGCTAAGATTGGTAGAGGGCATGTTTTTGGCAAAAGAGGAGATGTGATTACACCTGATGGCATGATTCTGACCGATGTATGCCCTGAAATTCCAAGAAGAAAAGATCATCATTTTCTGATAAGCCGTGGCAAGATGCCCAAGCCAGGTTTCATAGATGGGAGGGTTATGGTATTGAGCTGTGGGCCACACTACAATTATTTTCATTTCACATTTGATGTGATAAGCAGGCTTAGCATGTTTCGTCAAGCAGGGCAGACTGCTGATTACTATTACATAGTGCAGGAGAAGCCATTTCAAAGGGACCTGGCAAAAATATTTGATATCCCAGCTAGTAAAATTATTCCTTTAAAAAAGGATACTCACCTTGTTGCCAAAGAACTGATAGTCTCATCTTTGCCAGGAAATCATCATCAAAATACCCTTGTAAACTTAAAAGATATAGATACTTATCAGTTCATACGCAAATTAGTTTGTGATAAAATCAATAAAGATAAGCTTAAGCACGCTGATCTGATTTACATTCAGCGTAAAGGAAGACGTACAGTAGAAAATGAAGAAGGACTACTGGAAAAGCTCCAGGAGTTTGGTAATTGGAAGGTTGTACAACTGGAAGAGTACAGAGTGTTAGAACAGGCTGAAATTTTTTATCATGCTAAGGTAATTATAGGGCTACACGGAGCCGGTTTAACCAATATCGTATATTGTAAATCTAATACTACACTTATTGAAATTTTCAATCCCGCCTATGTAGAGCCCTTATATTGTCACATGGCCAATTTACTTGAACTAAAGTATTTTCCTCTGATTGCTGAAAGAGAGCATTCCTACTTAAGGAAAGAAAAAGATGTAAAAGGATCTGTGAGAATAGATCTTGAAAAACTTCGCGAGTGCTTAGAATCAGTATTTGAAAGCCGAATGTTGTTCTAA
- a CDS encoding lipopolysaccharide biosynthesis protein codes for MSETSKHITKKSVDGLLWMLTGKAGIATLRVISVSILARLLSPEDFGLVQAATIVTGFLELFSMFGIGPALIQFKELTKSHISTAFTITMFFGSFLALMVWATADWIEAFFQFENLHSVLIALALLFPIRSISSVSQSLLFRHLAYRKIAKAEFFGFLGYFVIGIVFSSLGHRYWSLVYGYFANYIILSALLFYAQPHSLKVGINRKSLKELMGFGSGVTMTYFFNYLAMKGDYIIIGRFLGSAPLGIYGRAYNLMAASASLFGHVVDMVSFSAMSRKQEDLEKLEIAYRRSMSLVALAILPFSIFAIILAKEIIDVFLGEGWSLAVLPFQVLASTLIFRVAYKMNDSLARAKGQVFRVARRHVIYACAVLSGAFVGQYFGLAGIAVGVAAAFVLHFLLMTHLTLQILPKLSWMSILNLFKPALLISFLLNIHIFFLVNFMASIGLSSFLIVAASALCFMFSVLALIRYLPSQYWGSEGIWIIQMIGDNLTKKISFLDKLFVQSKANG; via the coding sequence GTGAGCGAAACAAGTAAGCATATTACGAAGAAGTCTGTAGATGGATTACTCTGGATGTTAACCGGGAAGGCAGGTATTGCTACCTTGAGAGTTATTTCAGTCTCGATTCTTGCCAGGCTACTGAGCCCAGAGGACTTTGGCTTGGTGCAAGCAGCAACTATTGTAACTGGTTTTCTGGAGCTTTTTTCAATGTTTGGTATAGGGCCTGCATTGATACAGTTTAAAGAGCTTACCAAAAGCCATATTTCTACAGCTTTTACGATTACAATGTTTTTTGGGAGCTTCCTTGCTCTGATGGTTTGGGCTACAGCTGACTGGATTGAGGCATTTTTCCAATTTGAAAATTTACACAGCGTACTAATAGCTTTGGCACTGCTTTTTCCGATCAGAAGTATTTCATCGGTGTCCCAGAGTCTGTTATTCAGACATCTGGCTTATCGCAAAATTGCCAAAGCAGAGTTTTTTGGTTTCTTAGGTTATTTTGTGATAGGCATCGTTTTTTCAAGTTTAGGGCATCGTTATTGGTCTTTGGTCTATGGTTATTTTGCCAATTACATTATCCTAAGTGCACTGCTTTTTTATGCTCAGCCTCATTCTTTAAAAGTTGGAATCAACAGAAAGTCTCTAAAAGAACTGATGGGTTTTGGGAGTGGAGTGACCATGACTTATTTTTTCAACTACCTAGCCATGAAAGGTGATTATATCATTATTGGGCGGTTTTTAGGCTCCGCACCTTTAGGAATTTATGGACGAGCCTATAATCTGATGGCCGCATCCGCTAGTTTATTCGGACATGTGGTAGATATGGTATCATTTTCGGCCATGTCAAGGAAGCAGGAAGATCTTGAGAAACTGGAGATAGCCTACAGAAGAAGCATGAGTTTGGTAGCACTGGCTATTTTACCCTTTAGTATCTTCGCTATTATTCTTGCAAAAGAAATCATTGATGTTTTTTTGGGAGAGGGGTGGTCATTAGCTGTCCTCCCTTTTCAGGTGCTGGCTTCCACACTTATCTTTAGAGTAGCTTATAAAATGAACGATTCATTGGCCCGGGCCAAAGGTCAGGTATTTCGGGTAGCAAGGCGTCACGTGATATATGCCTGTGCTGTATTATCAGGGGCTTTTGTTGGTCAGTATTTCGGATTGGCAGGTATAGCGGTGGGAGTAGCAGCAGCTTTTGTACTGCACTTTTTACTTATGACACATTTGACACTCCAGATCTTACCTAAGTTATCCTGGATGAGTATATTAAACTTGTTTAAACCTGCTTTATTAATCAGTTTTCTTCTGAATATCCACATTTTCTTTCTAGTAAATTTTATGGCTTCAATAGGACTGTCTTCCTTCCTTATTGTAGCAGCTAGTGCACTTTGCTTTATGTTTTCGGTACTAGCCCTTATTCGTTACTTGCCTTCTCAATACTGGGGGAGCGAGGGCATATGGATTATTCAAATGATAGGAGATAATCTGACAAAAAAAATATCTTTTTTAGATAAACTGTTTGTACAGTCAAAAGCTAATGGATAG
- a CDS encoding GumC family protein, translated as MKTYQPPHQQDMHSLNVKDVFRKIFRYWYYFLITAGICGVFAVVYLKFTVPVYLMSTSLLVQDEDGISGTEMIMQDIYPQAGNKNLENEIGLIQSHTIINETLKSLDFEVSYFKKEFFGNRELYHSAPFWLTVDTTTYQLRGVPMRIQPLTQKQYKVQVDAVEHEQVCDFGEACQSEFFSFKAYKGFKKLPDENDVYSIVINDLTKITDAYRKNLVIKRLGSESTLLELSVFGSLPKKEINFLNKLSEVYTKRNLQEKNQTASLTIDFINSQLSDVSDSLKGAENQLESFKTQENVMDISLTAANASTKLSSLETDQADLNIKLKYYNYLLKYLQDSTDINSVVAPSSVGIADPLLNELIIELKRLHKERVAINYTRTAKSNELELLNLQIANARSTIIENVTNIIESTRIALQEVNNRLAEVRRVVEKLPENEKDLMRIQRKFNLSDNLYNFLLQKRAEAGIAKASNLPDHKMVDQARIVGGEPVSPRKSLVYILAAVLTLILPTLFILVKTSLTDTITDLEQIEKLTSIPIAGKIVHVKSGNTISNVPNSILAESFRTLRVNLQYFSLSGEPKVIGVTSTVSGEGKTFCAYNLASILALAKKKVILLETDLRKPRLIHHNKKLSYRYGLSNYLVGRMDWKELVQPTYIEDLQMISSGPIPPNPVELLESGNLKKLIYELRQYYDFVVIDTPPTGLVTDYVTIMNNVDVTLYVVRLDYSKTYFLTNLDKDFHQGKYKNFSLVINDVKKHNSYGYGYAYGYGHYYNQNGKSKKSDKYQKLNS; from the coding sequence GTGAAGACCTATCAACCACCCCATCAGCAGGATATGCATTCACTTAATGTGAAAGATGTCTTCCGTAAGATATTTCGTTATTGGTATTATTTCCTCATTACAGCAGGAATTTGTGGAGTGTTTGCTGTAGTGTATCTTAAGTTTACTGTGCCAGTGTATCTGATGAGTACCTCTTTGCTTGTACAGGATGAGGATGGTATATCGGGTACAGAAATGATTATGCAGGATATATATCCTCAGGCGGGGAATAAAAATCTGGAGAATGAAATAGGACTTATTCAATCCCATACTATTATAAACGAGACTCTAAAGTCTCTGGACTTTGAGGTTTCCTATTTTAAAAAAGAGTTTTTTGGGAACCGTGAACTGTATCACAGTGCTCCTTTTTGGCTTACTGTTGATACAACAACTTATCAGCTAAGAGGTGTACCCATGAGGATACAACCTCTTACACAAAAACAATATAAGGTCCAGGTTGATGCTGTGGAGCATGAGCAGGTCTGTGATTTTGGTGAAGCATGTCAGTCTGAATTTTTTTCTTTTAAGGCTTACAAAGGCTTCAAAAAACTTCCGGATGAAAATGATGTATATAGCATTGTTATCAATGATTTAACAAAAATTACAGATGCATATCGTAAAAACCTAGTAATTAAAAGACTGGGCAGTGAATCTACCTTGTTGGAACTAAGTGTATTCGGGAGTCTGCCAAAAAAGGAAATTAACTTTTTGAATAAGCTTAGTGAAGTTTATACCAAGAGAAACTTACAGGAAAAGAATCAGACAGCCAGTTTGACGATAGACTTCATCAATAGTCAGTTGTCTGATGTTTCAGATTCTTTAAAAGGAGCAGAAAACCAGTTGGAAAGCTTTAAGACTCAGGAGAATGTAATGGATATTAGCCTCACTGCTGCCAATGCATCAACCAAGCTTAGTAGTTTAGAAACGGATCAAGCCGATTTGAATATCAAGCTAAAGTATTACAATTATCTTTTAAAATACTTACAGGATAGTACAGATATCAATAGTGTCGTTGCACCTTCTTCGGTAGGAATAGCAGACCCCTTATTAAATGAATTGATTATTGAGCTTAAAAGGCTGCACAAAGAAAGAGTAGCCATCAATTATACCCGTACTGCAAAGAGCAATGAATTAGAACTTCTGAATTTACAGATCGCAAATGCCAGAAGTACCATAATAGAAAATGTTACGAACATTATAGAATCTACCAGAATAGCCCTGCAAGAGGTTAACAATCGTTTGGCAGAGGTGCGTAGAGTTGTAGAGAAACTACCTGAGAATGAAAAAGATTTAATGCGAATTCAGAGGAAGTTTAACCTGAGTGATAATCTTTACAACTTTCTGCTCCAAAAACGAGCTGAAGCTGGAATTGCCAAGGCATCCAACCTGCCCGATCATAAGATGGTGGATCAGGCTCGTATTGTGGGGGGAGAGCCGGTTTCTCCAAGGAAATCTTTGGTTTATATTCTTGCCGCAGTGCTTACTTTAATATTACCTACCCTCTTCATATTGGTCAAGACATCACTTACAGATACAATTACAGACCTGGAGCAAATAGAAAAGTTAACTTCTATTCCTATAGCAGGTAAAATTGTACACGTGAAATCTGGTAATACGATAAGCAATGTGCCAAATTCTATTCTTGCAGAAAGTTTCAGGACGTTAAGAGTCAACCTACAGTATTTCTCACTAAGTGGGGAGCCTAAAGTAATAGGGGTTACTTCTACGGTGAGTGGAGAAGGCAAGACTTTCTGTGCGTACAATCTGGCTAGTATACTTGCGCTGGCGAAAAAGAAGGTAATACTTCTGGAAACTGACCTTCGTAAACCTAGACTCATTCACCATAATAAAAAGCTAAGCTACAGATATGGATTAAGTAATTATTTGGTGGGTAGAATGGATTGGAAAGAGCTTGTACAGCCTACCTATATTGAAGACCTTCAAATGATATCTAGTGGACCCATTCCTCCTAATCCCGTAGAATTATTAGAGTCAGGTAACCTGAAAAAATTGATCTACGAGTTAAGACAATACTACGACTTTGTAGTGATTGACACTCCTCCTACTGGCTTGGTGACAGACTATGTTACTATCATGAATAATGTGGATGTAACTCTTTATGTGGTAAGATTAGATTATTCAAAAACTTATTTTCTCACTAATCTTGATAAGGATTTCCATCAGGGGAAATATAAAAACTTTTCACTCGTAATCAATGACGTTAAGAAGCATAATAGTTATGGATATGGATATGCATATGGTTATGGACATTACTATAATCAAAATGGAAAGAGTAAAAAATCCGATAAGTATCAAAAGCTAAATTCATAA